A window of the Chanodichthys erythropterus isolate Z2021 chromosome 21, ASM2448905v1, whole genome shotgun sequence genome harbors these coding sequences:
- the si:dkey-19e4.5 gene encoding UBA_like_SF and PTH2 domain-containing protein, with translation MESQQEVNPVFLQQLRELDIPEEAAKQALLHTQNVSAEEAAMYYFNKLENEEEGDEDLMFKMVFVVNMELSMGVGKVAAQVGHAAVGLYQALQEKNSWREMAWRWDHAGSKKIVLQGTNMAHLLELQALAMSLSLPTKLVQDAGHTQVEPGSCTVLAIIGEEEMVNNVTGSLKLL, from the exons ATGGAGTCCCAGCAGGAAGTGAACCCTGTTTTCCTGCAGCAGCTCAGAGAGTTGGACATACCTGAGGAGGCAGCCAAGCAG GCGCTCTTACACACACAGAATGTGTCTGCAGAGGAGGCTGCAATGTATTACTTCAACAAACTGGAGAACGAg gAAGAAGGTGATGAAGACCTGATGTTCAAAAtggtttttgttgtaaatatggAGCTGTCCATGGGTGTCGGGAAG GTGGCGGCGCAGGTGGGTCATGCAGCAGTGGGTTTGTATCAGGCCTTGCAGGAGAAAAACAGCTGGAGGGAAATGGCCTGGAGATGGGACCATGCTGG ATCTAAGAAGATTGTGTTACAAGGCACTAACATGGCACACCTGTTGGAATTGCAGGCTCTTGCTATGAGCCTCAGTCTTCCTACAAAGCTAGTACAGGATGCTGGACACACACAG GTGGAGCCAGGTTCATGCACTGTGCTTGCCATCATAGGAGAAGAGGAGATGGTGAATAACGTCACAGGCAGTCTGAAACTGCTGTAA